The following are encoded in a window of Lactobacillus acidophilus genomic DNA:
- a CDS encoding DUF3923 family protein: MKAGKPSGLIVLLVWIIVAAIIWFRNIDGAGVAQTVQLKEVTLMIWLIFAIPIAIGYVIWFIILKRRQKASSKE; the protein is encoded by the coding sequence ATGAAAGCGGGGAAACCAAGTGGATTAATTGTCTTGTTAGTCTGGATAATAGTTGCAGCAATTATTTGGTTTAGAAATATCGATGGAGCAGGAGTAGCTCAAACGGTTCAATTAAAAGAGGTAACTCTAATGATCTGGCTGATTTTTGCGATCCCTATCGCTATTGGCTATGTAATTTGGTTTATCATTTTGAAGAGAAGACAAAAAGCATCATCTAAGGAGTAG